AAGGATTGGTTGATGTTTTACTAACAGCACCTATTAATAAAAACAATATTCAAACTGAAGATTTTACTTTTCCCGGACATACTGATTATTTAAATCAAGAACTAGAAGGTAATTCGTTAATGTTAATGGTTAACGATAATTTACGCGTTGGCTTAATTACAGATCACGTTGCTATTCATCAAGTAGCAAACGATATTACGCCCGAGTTAATAAAAGCAAAAGTAAAAACCGTTCATCAAACCTTAAAACAAGATTTTTGTATAGATATGCCAAAAATTGCCATTTTAGGGCTAAATCCACATTGTGGTGATGGAGGCGTAATTGGTAATGAAGATGACGTGATTATTAAACCGACCATTAATGAATTGTTTGATGAAGGAATTAAAGTTTTTGGACCTTATTCAGCCGATGGATTTTTTGGAGCCGGAGAATACGAAAATTTTGATGCCGTTTTAGCTATGTATCACGATCAAGGTTTAATTCCGTTTAAAACCCTGTCATTTGGTAATGGAGTTAATTATACAGCCGGATTAAATAAAATACGTACCTCGCCTGATCACGGAACAGCATTTGCTATTGCAGGTAAAAATGTAGCCGACGCAAGTTCGTTTACCGCAGCGCTATATTTGGCTTTAGATGTTTATCGAAACCGAATGGATTTCGAAGCCTTAACAAAAAATACTTTAACAACTCAAAATACTGCAGATAAGTAAAAAAGAATTTTAAAAATAGCTATTATTTAATTTTTTTTCTATCTTTGCACGCTCAAAATTGTGGTTATGAATAACGAAAAAGACTTTTTAATTCCCTTTGTAGGATTAAAATTAGGCAAGCACCATTTTGATTTTCATGTCGAAAAAAGCTTTATAGAAAGTTTTGGTTACGACGATTTTGATGAAATTTCAGTTAACGTTGATTTAGAGCTCGATAAAAAAGCAACTCATTTAGAATTGCTTTTCTCTCACTCCGGAACTGTAACGTTGCCTTGCGACGTAACCAACGAAGTTTTTGATTTGCCTATTTCTGGCCAATTAAAACTAATAGTAAAGTTTGGAGAAGAATTTAACGACGACAACGAAGAATTACTCATATTGCCTTTTGCCGAATTTCAGGTAGATATCAAGCAATATGTATATGAAATGATAGTGCTATCTATCCCCGTAAAACGCATCCATCCCGATGTTGTAGTTGATGAGGAAGATGAACTTGATTTTCTAGACGATGAAGATTTTGAACTTTTTGATTCAATCAATGATGAAGATGATTTGGATGAAGATGAAGAAGAAAACGAATCGGAAAAACAAGAATCAGAGACACAAAATGATACGATTGACCCACGTTGGGAAAAATTAAAACAACTATTAACAGATAAATAATATTGTAAGATGGCACATCCTAAAAGAAAAACCTCGAAAACAAGAAGAGATAAAAGAAGAACGCACTACAAAGCTGCAGTTCCTACAATCGCTACATGTCCTGTAACTGGTGAAGCGCATTTATACCACAGAGCTTACTGGCATGAAGGAAAAATGTACTACAGAGGTCAAGTTGTTATTGACAAAACTGCTGTTGAAGCATAATCTTGATTGGTGAAAAATAGAGAAAACTCTCACTCTGTGAGAGTTTTTTTTGTTAAAAAATCATCTTTTATAAATTTAAGTCGCCATTTGCGATTTTTTTTGTAATTTCCAACGCTCTTTTAAAACACGTTTTTAAAAGAAAAATTTGCAGATTTATGAGTAAAATTACAGCCGCTATTACAGCAGTAGGTTCTTACGTACCCAGCTTTGTTCTATCTAATGATGTATTAGAAACAATGGTAGATACTAATGACGAGTGGATTACGAGTAGAACAGGTATTAAAGAACGCAGAATATTAAAGGAAGAAGAAGGTAAAGGAACTTCGTTTTTAGCTATTCAAGCAGCTAAAAACTTAATCGAGAAAACAAATCTTGATCCTAAAGAAATAGATTTAGTAATCATGGCAACTGCAACACCAGATATGTTAGTAGCATCTACGGGTGTTTACGTAGCATCACAAATTGGTGCAACAAATGCCTTTGCTTACGATTTACAAGCAGCATGTTCAAGTTTCTTATTCGGACTTTCAACTGCTGCCGCATATATTGAATCAGGACGATACAAAAAAGTACTATTAATTGGTGCCGATAAAATGTCGTCTATTATTGATTATACAGACCGTGCAACTTGTATTATTTTTGGTGATGGCGCTGGAGCAGCTTTGCTAGAACCAAATACTGAAGGTTTAGGTTTACAAGATGAATATTTAAGAAGCGATGGCATTGGCCGTGACTTTTTAAAAATCGATGCGGGTGGTTCTATCTTACCTCCAACCGCAGAAACAGTTGCTAATAAACAACATTACGTGTTTCAAGACGGAAAAACAGTATTTAAATATGCAGTTTCTGGAATGGCAGATGTTAGTGAAAAAATTATGGAGCGTAATCATTTAACTCATGATGATGTGAATTGGTTGGTAGCTCATCAAGCTAACAAACGTATTATTGATGCAACTGCAAATAGAATGGGTGTTGCAGAAGATAAAGTATTAGTTAATATTCATAAATATGGCAATACAACATCAGCAACCTTACCTTTGTTATTAGCAGATTTTGAACATCTGTTTAAAAAAGGAGATAACATTATTTTTGCTGCTTTTGGTGGCGGATTTACATGGGGATCTATTTACTTAAAATGGGCTTATACTAAACAAGAATAACAAGCAATAAATACACAGACTATGGATATTAAAGAAATTCAAAATTTAATTAAGTTTGTAGCAAAATCAGGAGCTACTGAAGTTAAATTGGAAATGGATGATTTTAAAATCACTATTAAAACAACGCCAGAAGGAGCTGAAACCACGTATATTCAACAAATGCCAATGACTACGGCTATGCCAATGATGGCACAACCAACAGCTACGCAACCAGAACATGTGGTTGCAGAAGTTGCTCCAGCGGCAAATGAAAATGCTAATTTAATAGTTGTTAAATCACCAATGATTGGTACTTTTTACCGTAAACCATCACCAGACAAACCTTCATTTGCTGAAGTTGGGTCAACAATTAAAGCAGGTGACGTTTTATGTGTAATTGAAGCAATGAAATTATTCAACGAAATTGAATCTGAAGTTTCTGGGAAAATCGTTAAAGTTTTAATTGACGATGCATCTCCAGTAGAATTTGATCAACCATTATTCTTAGTTGATCCGTCTTAATTAGAAAATTGAACAGTTTTCAATTAAAAAAATTACAGATTGTTTAATTTTCACATCAATTACAATGTTTAAAAAAATATTAATCGCTAATAGAGGTGAGATTGCTTTACGTGTAATTCGTACTTGTAAAGAAATGGGTATTAAAACAGTTGCAGTTTATTCTACAGCTGATGCCGATTCTTTACACGTAAAATTCGCAGACGAAGCTGTTTGTATTGGTCCAGCACCAAGCAACCAATCTTACCTAAAAATGGCAAATATAATTGCAGCTGCAGAAATTACAAATGCAGATGCCATTCACCCAGGTTACGGATTCTTATCTGAAAATGCTAAATTCTCTGAACTTTGTGCTAAACACGGTATTAAGTTTATTGGTGCATCTCCAGAAATGATTGAAAAAATGGGAGATAAAGCAACTGCTAAAGAAACCATGAAAGCAGCTGGTGTACCAACTGTTCCTGGATCCGATGGGTTGTTAGAATCTTTAGAACATGCAAAAGTTGTTGCCGAAGAAATTGGGTATCCTGTTATGATGAAAGCTACCGCAGGTGGTGGAGGTAAAGGGATGCGTGAAATTTATAAAGCAGAAGATTTAGAAAGAGCATGGGAAAGTGCACGCCAAGAAGCGTCAGCAGCATTCGGAAATAACGGTATGTACATGGAAAAACTTATTGTTGATCCACGTCACATCGAAATTCAAGTTGTTGGAGATGCGTTTGGTAAAGCTTGTCACCTTTCTGAACGTGATTGTTCTATTCAACGCCGTCACCAAAAATTAACTGAAGAAACGCCGTCACCATTTATGACTGATGATTTGCGTTTACGTATGGGTGAAGCTGCGGTTAAAGCTGCAGAATACATTAAATACGAAGGTGCTGGAACGATTGAGTTTTTAGTAGATAAAGATAGAAACTTCTACTTTATGGAAATGAACACGCGTATTCAGGTAGAACACCCAATTACAGAGCAAGTAATTGATTACGATTTAATTCGTGAACAAATTTTAGTTGCTGCTGGTGTGCCAATTTCTGGTAAAAACTATTTACCAAAATTACATGCTATTGAATGTCGTATTAATGCAGAAGATCCTTTTAACGATTTTAGACCATCTCCGGGTAGAATTACAGAATTACATGCTCCAGGTGGGCACGGAGTACGTTTAGATACGCACGTTTATGCAGGATATACCATTCCTTCAAACTACGATTCAATGATCGCTAAGTTAATTACTACAGCTCAAACTAGAGAAGAAGCTATTGCAAAAATGCGTCGTGCTTTAGATGAGTTCTATATTGCAGGAGTTAAAACTACAATTCCTTTTCATAGACAATTAATGGACGATCCAAACTATATTTTAGGTAATTATACTACCGCTTTTATGGAAACATTTACCATGAAAGAAGATTAAAAAAAAGGTGTTGTTTACAACACCTTTTTTTTGTGTAAAAAACACACGTATTACTGTGTATAAATTATACATTTTATTTTTGATTTTTTTAACAAAGTTAATAAACATTGACTATAAAAAGTTTGGCACGGTTATTACATAGTAATTAGTAGTTATAGTTATTATTATTACATTTTTATATAAAAAGTTAACAGTTACTTTGATAAGTAATCGTTTGGTATTTATAGTGGGAAAAAAAAGAGACTTTTTAAGTCTCTTTTTTTATTTTATATAACTTTAATTAACCTAAAATTCTTTGTACTTTTATGGTAGCACTATAAATAAAAAAAATATGCATAAGATTCTAGTTATAGAAGATGATTTGATGTTTGGACGTATGTTACAAAACTTTTTAATCCGCAACGGATACGATGTGCATTCGGCTCAAAGCAAATCTACCGCATTAACTTTTTTAGAATCAAATAAAGTAGATTTGATTTTATCAGATTTACGATTACCCGACGTTACCGGCTTAGAATTATTGAGTGAATTTACCGAGCAATTTGCCGTACCTATTGTTATGATGACCAGCTATGCCGATATTTCTACAGCTGTTGAGGCAATGAAAATTGGCGCATCCGATTATGTTACAAAACCGTTGCAACCGGATGAAGTTTTGGCCATTATTAAAAATCATTTAGAGAAAAAAATAAAACAACTTCTGCTAAACCAAAAGATCTTCCTGTTGAACCTGTAGAACAAGTTGAATTTATAGAAGGAAGTTCTGAAGCTTCTAAACGTTTAAATCAGTACATCAACTTAGTTGGACCTACAGATTTTTCTGTTTTAATAGAAGGGCAAAGCGGAACCGGAAAAGAAGTTTTGGCAAAGCGCATCCATTTAAAATCGAACAGAAAAGATAAAACCTTTTTAGCGGTAGATTGTGGCGCAATTCCGAAAGATTTAGCATCAAGCGAATTTTTTGGTCATAAAAAAGGATCGTTTACCGGAGCTATTACCGATAAAATAGGCTATTTTGAGGCTGCTAATGGCGGAACTATTTTTTTAGATGAAATTGGTAACCTGTCGTACGAACATCAAATACAACTGTTACGTGCTATTCAAGAACGTAAAATAAAACCCGTGGGTGGTAATGTTGATATTGCTGTTGATATCCGAATTATTGCTGCAACTAATGAAAACCTAAAAGAAGCTATTGCTAATGGTGATTTTAGAGAAGATTTATACCACCGTTTAAATGAATTTTCAATTATTTCTCCGAGCTTAAAAGACCGAGCCGATGATATCATTTTATTTGCCGAATTCTTTTTAGATAAAGTTAATACGCAATTAAATAAAAATGTAATTGGCTTTGCACCCGAAGTGATTCAGCTTTTTTACAAATACGATTGGCCAGGTAATTTACGCGAATTGCAAAACGTAATTAAAAAAGCAACTTTATTAGCGCAAGATAATATTATTAAAGTAATTGATTTACCTTTAGAAATTACCAATCAAACGGTTGGTTTAAATATGGGTACAACCGTTGCACCAAAAGTTTCGTACTCGTTAAAAGATAATGAGAAAGAGCAAATTTTACAGGCGTTACGCGAAACGGATAACAATAAAACCAAAGCTGCCGAGCTATTAAATATTACGCGTAAAACGTTGTATAATAAATTAAAAGAATATGGGATAGATTTATAGCTATCCCATTTTTTTTAGTACTTCTTTATAAAAATTATCTATTTCTATTTTAAGCTGCTGAATCAGTTTACCTAATTCTTTGGCTTTATTTTCCTGTTCAATAGTTTTTAGCAAGCTTATAATTTCTTTGTGCTCCATTTGTTTAAAAACAGACGCCATTTTGTGAGACATTGCTTTTATTGCAGCTTTGTCTTTTTTCTGATAAAACATATTTAAATCATCTAAATAAACATCGTTGTTCATTTTAGATTTCTCTAAAAACTCTTTTATCAATTGCTGATCGTTGTTTAAAAATGCTGCAATAGAACTTAAGTTGTAAGCGCTTGGTCTGGCATCAATATGTTTGTTGTTTACAATAAATAAATCGGGCTGATTAAGCAATTTATTTATGGTATCTGTAATTGAATTGATGCTAAAAGGTTTACTTAACAACGCATTAAAACCTGCTTGTTGGTATTTGTTGTTGTCAGCATCGGTATTACCTGTTAATGCAATAACCGGAATATGTTGCGTTGCTGTATTGTTTTTAATTTGTGCAACCAAATCAAACCCTGTTTGTTCGGGCATTTGTATGTCTGTAAAAATAAAGTCTGGGTTTACAACTTTTACTTCGTTTATTAGTTGCGCCACCGAATTGTAATCGTAAACTTCAATTCCTTCGCGCATCAATATTTCTTTAAGCAACGTAATAATTTGTTCGTCGTCATCTACAATCATGGCTTTTAAGGCCTTTTTTGTGGCTTCTAGCTTAATTTCTTTTTCGCTTTGTTTTACAATCTCGGTTATGCCGTTGTAACCAATATAAACGGTAAAACAGCTTCCTGAGCCGTATTCACTTTCTAAAGAAATAGAACCACCTAAAATTTTAGCAATTTTTGCCGAAATGGTTAAACCTAAGCCCGTACCGCCAAAACGTTTTTCTATGGTGCTATCTGCCTGGGTAAATTCTTTAAATACAGCATCTAAGTTTTCACTTTTAATACCAATTCCGGTATCTTTTACATAAAAACTTACCAATTCGTTGCTTTCAATTTTACTGCCAATGGTTATAGAACCTTCGCTGGTAAATTTAAAAGCATTACCAATTAAGTTGGTTACAATTTGACGCACACGATACGGATCTGTAGTAATGTTATATTCCAATTCTTCTTCCAAATCATAAATAAGCTGAATGGGTTTGTTGGGATATATGGATTGAATGTTTTGTGCAGTATCAATTAACAATTGATTTAAGCTGAAAGGTGATTTTTCGAGCTTAATTTTTCCGGCTTCAATTAACGTTAACGCCGCCAAATCGTTTGCTAAATTGTTTAAATATTCTGACGATTTGATGATGTTAGAAATGTAATACGATTGTTTTTCGTTTAAATCGGTTTTTGCTAATATTTCTCCATAACCGCTAATGGCTGCAATGGGCGATTTTAAATCGTGCGAAACGGTAGATATAAGTTGCTCACGGCCTTTTAATAAATAGTTGGATTTATCGTTCGCAACTTCTAATTCTTGTTTATAACGCTGTGATTTAATAAAATCGATAATATTAAGCACCATAAAAACAATGGTAGTAATAAATGCAATTAAGGCAAAAATAGATATTTGGGTGTTTAACGTTTTATAACGCTTTTCTTTAATTTGTTGTTCGCTATCGCTTTGTTTAATAATTGCTTTTTCTACAGTCGAAAAAATTACTTGAATTTTTTCTGAAATATCTTTTTCGTTTTTCAGTAATTTTTTTTTCTTCTTCTTCGTATTGTGCCCTTTTTTGTTCGTTCGCAACTTTTACCTGGTTTAATAAGTTTTTAGAACTTACTAAAATAGAATCCATTTGGCGCTGGCTAATGGTATTGGTGCTATCGTCTGGAATATTTTTGTTTAAATAACCTACAAAATCGTTAATTACATTTTTTTCGTAATTACCTAATTTTTCGGGTTCCTTAACAAAATCTTCAATTTTAAGCTTTCGGTATTGTTCTTCTAATTGTTGTAAGTTGGTAATGGCAAAATTAACATCTTGCTCCATTACTTGTTTTTCGCGCAGTTGTTGCAGCGAAACAACATTGGCTAATTTTTGGTCGAGTAAGCTAATTACAACATCAAGTAAATTAACTTCTTTAAACTGATCGAGTTCTTTTTTAGTTTCGTTAATATCTACAATTAACGTATCTATTTTGGCTTGTAAAAAAACTAAATCTTGTTCGTTGGTTGAGTAAACAGTGTTACGCGCATAGCGTTCTACCGTAACAATTTTGTGTTGTAACGTGCTTAAGGTTGTAAGCTTAGATTCTTCAATAACCGATTCAGAATCGATTTTAAAAAACAAAGCATTTTCAGAAAATATTTTAATACCGGCAAAGGTTATTATGGCCAAAATAACTAAATAACCCGAAATAATTTTAAACGGTATGTAACGTAAAGGTTGCTTACTCATATTACGAATTTACAAATAAAAAAAGCACCCAAAAAATTGGATGCTTTTTTTATTAGAATTTTAATTTTTTTGCTAAACCTGCCGGAACTGCTTTTTTGTTAACCATAATAGCAGTGGTTTTGTATTTTACATATTCTTTAGTCATGTACATATAACCTTTATAATCGTTTGTTGTACCCCAAGAATTTTTTATAATGTAATATTCTTTTCCGTTCTGATCTTTAGCTAAACCAACAATGTGCATGCCGTGATCATCTTGCGTGCTGTAGTTATCAAATGCAATTTGACGCATATCTTCAGTAACAACCGCTTCTTCTTTTGGACCATTAAAAAGTTCTGCTTTTTCTTGAACGGTCATTTCGTCAAAATCTTTATTCGGAACAAAAGCAACGCCATTTTTCCAGCTAAAATATTTTTCAGAAACATCACCTGCCCATGCTACGGTGTAACCATTTTTTAAAGCATTATCAATTGTTTCTGTTAACTCGTTAATTTTTACGTTATAAACCTGATCAAAAGCCCAGTTGTCTGGTACTAATAAAACAAATTTAGAATAGTAAGGATATTCTTTAAACGATGAAAGTTCTACATAATCATCTGGATTAACCCCAACAACTTCTTTAGCAAAAGTTTCTGGCGTATAATTTTTACCGTTCCAAGTAAAGTTTGCTGGATATGCACCTAAATACGTATCTAAAACTGCTGCATAAGCTTTATCCCAGTTTGGTGTTAATTTACCGTTTGGATTTTTTACAATAGTTTCTAACATACCGTCTAAAACCGCCGACATTTCTGCAAATTTGTTTTTGTCGGTTCCGTAATTTAAACCTGTATAAACAGATTGTGGTACAGCACCATATTTGCGGTACATATTAATTACATCGTGAAACTGACCGCCTTCGCCCAATGCAACAGCACCGTGCATGCGTACGTACATACGTGCTTTTTCTAAATATGCGTTACGAGCTGAGAAAATTTGAGATAATTCTACCGGTTTTTTACCGTTACGCATCATTTCTGATTCTAAAAATGAATTGGCAGAATAAGACCAACAAGTTCCTGATGAACCTTGGTTTTTTACCGGTGTGTTTTCAATATTAATTACTTCTGTAAAAGTAAATGAATCCTTGCTTTTTTCACTAGCGTTTAATTTTAAAGAATTTACTAGGTTGTCTTGCGCAAAACCTGAAGTAAATGCTCCAAAAAATAATACTGCAGCTATGAAAAATGGTTTAATATTTAATTTCATAATGTAGGAATAAATTTTTCGAAACGTAAATGTATAACTATTTATATAAAATGCAAAAACTCGATGAAAGTCATCGAGTTTTTTGAGTTTTATAAAGTTTCTTTCAACCATTTAAAAAATTCGGTTTGCCAGATAATAGCATTTTGCGGTTTAACTACCCAGTGATTTTCGTCTGGTAAAAATACAAAACGAGATTTTATGCCTTGAAGCTGAGCTGCTTGAAAAGCTTCTTGCCCTTGTCCGATTGGCACTCTAAAATCGATACCACCATGGAAAATTAAGATTGGCGTGTTCCAGTTACCTACTAAATTTTTAGGATTAAACTGCGCGTATGTTTTTTGTGCCGCTGCATTATTTTTATCCCAATAAGCCCCACCAGCATCCCAGTTTGTAAAGAAAACTTCTTCTGTTGTGCCATACATTGATTCTAGGTTAAAAACACCACAGTGCGAAATAAATGTTTTAAAACGGTTGTTGTGAATTCCTGCTAAGTAATAAACAGAATAACCACCGTAGCTTGCACCAATTGCACCTAAACGATCTTTATCTACATACGGTTCTTTAGCCATTTCATCAATTGCTGTTAGGTAATCGTCCATTACTTGTCCGCCCCAATCTTTAGAAATTGCTTCGTTCCATTCAACACCGTGCCCTGGCATACCGCGGCGGTTTGGTGCTACAACAATATATCCTTCAGAAGCCATTAATTGTAGGTTCCATCTAAATGAATAAAAGTTGGTTAATGCAGATTGTGGTCCGCCTTGGCAATATAGTAAGGTTGGGTATTTTTTGTTTTTGTCAAAATTTGGAGGGAAAATTACGTGAACCAACATTTCTTTTCCGTCGGTAGTTTTAAACCATTTTGTTTCGGTTGTTACCGGTGTAATTTTGCTGTATTCTTTATTGTTAACCTTCGTAATTTGATTCCATTTTTTAGATTTTAAGTTGTAGCTAAAAATCTCGGTTGCGTGGTTAAAATCGTTACGTGTTACCAAAACTTCGTTTCCTTCAACACCAACAATTCCGGTAACATCAAAGTTTCCGTTTGTTAGTTGTTGTACGGTTGGCGCTATGCGTTTTAAACCAGGAAAGTTAACTTCGAATAACTGAATAGAACCTTTAATTGGTGCTGTAAAGTAAACTTTATTTCCGTCAGCGCTCCATTTAAAGCTGTTTACTGTTCCGTCCCAGTTGGCAGTTAAATTCATGTCCATGCCGTTGTAGCGAACAATAATATCATTTTTATCTGCTTCGTACCCGTCACGTTTCATTTGCAACCACGTTAAGTTTCCTTGCGGAGAAAAAACAGGATTAGTATCGTAACCAGGGTTATTTGGCGTTAAATTTTTAGTTTGTTTAGTTTCTAGGTTGTACTCGTATAAATCGGTATTGGTGCTTGTTGCATATTCAGTCCCGAATTTCTTTTTAGAAACGTAAACAACCGATTTAAAATCGGGTGACCAAACATAATCTTCAGATCCGCCAAAAGGTTTTTGTGGTGAATCATACGGTTCTCCTGTCATAATATCAAGCGATTCTCCGTTTGGTTTTTCAATAAATACGTGATTGAATTCGCCTGTGTTGTATGAATCCCAATGTTTGTAATCTAACGCATCAAAAATATAAGCGTTTGATTGGCTTAATTCTGGATACGCATCTTTACCTAAAACTTTATTAATTAAAACCGATTTATGCGTAAGTACATCGCCATTTGGTGCTTTGTAAGGATCTGCAATTAAAGCTGCATAGTCAGAAATTTCTTTAGGAGTTCCGCCTTTTACAGGAATAATATACGTTTGCGAATTGATTTTGTTTTCGGCCACGTTTGGTGTGCCTACACGGTAAATTAAATTTTTACCATCTTTAGTAATTCCGATTGGTGAAACACGTCCTAATTGCCATAAAAGCTCGGGCGTCATCACTTCTTGTGCTGTTAGGTTTAGCCCCATTAAGCTTAAAGTGAGTATTAAAATTTTTTTCATCGTTAGTTAAATATGTGATTTGTGTAAAGTTATAAAAATTATGCTAGTAAATGATATCTCTTGCTGTTAGATTGTTTTTTTGGTTGTTTAAGTGTTTGTAAAGGTTATTTGTTTGGCTTTTAAATAACTTCTGTTAAATATTTGTGTATATTCATTTTCTATAATTTATAAATAAAAGCATGAAGAATTTTTTATTGATTTTATCTATCATTTTTTTAGTAGTTTCTTGTAATAAAAAAAATG
This genomic window from Flavobacterium agricola contains:
- the pdxA gene encoding 4-hydroxythreonine-4-phosphate dehydrogenase PdxA, which codes for MVKKNENIIVGISVGDLNGIGSEVIFKSFEDARMFEFCTPVVFANAKLLMYLRKVLNINVTIHGIDKLEQAVAGKLNVLNVWKEGVNIEFGTIDENVGKYAIKSFTAATDALKEGLVDVLLTAPINKNNIQTEDFTFPGHTDYLNQELEGNSLMLMVNDNLRVGLITDHVAIHQVANDITPELIKAKVKTVHQTLKQDFCIDMPKIAILGLNPHCGDGGVIGNEDDVIIKPTINELFDEGIKVFGPYSADGFFGAGEYENFDAVLAMYHDQGLIPFKTLSFGNGVNYTAGLNKIRTSPDHGTAFAIAGKNVADASSFTAALYLALDVYRNRMDFEALTKNTLTTQNTADK
- a CDS encoding YceD family protein: MNNEKDFLIPFVGLKLGKHHFDFHVEKSFIESFGYDDFDEISVNVDLELDKKATHLELLFSHSGTVTLPCDVTNEVFDLPISGQLKLIVKFGEEFNDDNEELLILPFAEFQVDIKQYVYEMIVLSIPVKRIHPDVVVDEEDELDFLDDEDFELFDSINDEDDLDEDEEENESEKQESETQNDTIDPRWEKLKQLLTDK
- the rpmF gene encoding 50S ribosomal protein L32, with amino-acid sequence MAHPKRKTSKTRRDKRRTHYKAAVPTIATCPVTGEAHLYHRAYWHEGKMYYRGQVVIDKTAVEA
- a CDS encoding beta-ketoacyl-ACP synthase III, with translation MSKITAAITAVGSYVPSFVLSNDVLETMVDTNDEWITSRTGIKERRILKEEEGKGTSFLAIQAAKNLIEKTNLDPKEIDLVIMATATPDMLVASTGVYVASQIGATNAFAYDLQAACSSFLFGLSTAAAYIESGRYKKVLLIGADKMSSIIDYTDRATCIIFGDGAGAALLEPNTEGLGLQDEYLRSDGIGRDFLKIDAGGSILPPTAETVANKQHYVFQDGKTVFKYAVSGMADVSEKIMERNHLTHDDVNWLVAHQANKRIIDATANRMGVAEDKVLVNIHKYGNTTSATLPLLLADFEHLFKKGDNIIFAAFGGGFTWGSIYLKWAYTKQE
- the accB gene encoding acetyl-CoA carboxylase biotin carboxyl carrier protein, whose protein sequence is MDIKEIQNLIKFVAKSGATEVKLEMDDFKITIKTTPEGAETTYIQQMPMTTAMPMMAQPTATQPEHVVAEVAPAANENANLIVVKSPMIGTFYRKPSPDKPSFAEVGSTIKAGDVLCVIEAMKLFNEIESEVSGKIVKVLIDDASPVEFDQPLFLVDPS
- the accC gene encoding acetyl-CoA carboxylase biotin carboxylase subunit; this encodes MFKKILIANRGEIALRVIRTCKEMGIKTVAVYSTADADSLHVKFADEAVCIGPAPSNQSYLKMANIIAAAEITNADAIHPGYGFLSENAKFSELCAKHGIKFIGASPEMIEKMGDKATAKETMKAAGVPTVPGSDGLLESLEHAKVVAEEIGYPVMMKATAGGGGKGMREIYKAEDLERAWESARQEASAAFGNNGMYMEKLIVDPRHIEIQVVGDAFGKACHLSERDCSIQRRHQKLTEETPSPFMTDDLRLRMGEAAVKAAEYIKYEGAGTIEFLVDKDRNFYFMEMNTRIQVEHPITEQVIDYDLIREQILVAAGVPISGKNYLPKLHAIECRINAEDPFNDFRPSPGRITELHAPGGHGVRLDTHVYAGYTIPSNYDSMIAKLITTAQTREEAIAKMRRALDEFYIAGVKTTIPFHRQLMDDPNYILGNYTTAFMETFTMKED
- a CDS encoding response regulator codes for the protein MHKILVIEDDLMFGRMLQNFLIRNGYDVHSAQSKSTALTFLESNKVDLILSDLRLPDVTGLELLSEFTEQFAVPIVMMTSYADISTAVEAMKIGASDYVTKPLQPDEVLAIIKNHLEKKIKQLLLNQKIFLLNL
- a CDS encoding sigma-54 interaction domain-containing protein, encoding MNLVGPTDFSVLIEGQSGTGKEVLAKRIHLKSNRKDKTFLAVDCGAIPKDLASSEFFGHKKGSFTGAITDKIGYFEAANGGTIFLDEIGNLSYEHQIQLLRAIQERKIKPVGGNVDIAVDIRIIAATNENLKEAIANGDFREDLYHRLNEFSIISPSLKDRADDIILFAEFFLDKVNTQLNKNVIGFAPEVIQLFYKYDWPGNLRELQNVIKKATLLAQDNIIKVIDLPLEITNQTVGLNMGTTVAPKVSYSLKDNEKEQILQALRETDNNKTKAAELLNITRKTLYNKLKEYGIDL
- a CDS encoding ATP-binding response regulator: MVLNIIDFIKSQRYKQELEVANDKSNYLLKGREQLISTVSHDLKSPIAAISGYGEILAKTDLNEKQSYYISNIIKSSEYLNNLANDLAALTLIEAGKIKLEKSPFSLNQLLIDTAQNIQSIYPNKPIQLIYDLEEELEYNITTDPYRVRQIVTNLIGNAFKFTSEGSITIGSKIESNELVSFYVKDTGIGIKSENLDAVFKEFTQADSTIEKRFGGTGLGLTISAKIAKILGGSISLESEYGSGSCFTVYIGYNGITEIVKQSEKEIKLEATKKALKAMIVDDDEQIITLLKEILMREGIEVYDYNSVAQLINEVKVVNPDFIFTDIQMPEQTGFDLVAQIKNNTATQHIPVIALTGNTDADNNKYQQAGFNALLSKPFSINSITDTINKLLNQPDLFIVNNKHIDARPSAYNLSSIAAFLNNDQQLIKEFLEKSKMNNDVYLDDLNMFYQKKDKAAIKAMSHKMASVFKQMEHKEIISLLKTIEQENKAKELGKLIQQLKIEIDNFYKEVLKKMG
- a CDS encoding C1 family peptidase; this translates as MKLNIKPFFIAAVLFFGAFTSGFAQDNLVNSLKLNASEKSKDSFTFTEVINIENTPVKNQGSSGTCWSYSANSFLESEMMRNGKKPVELSQIFSARNAYLEKARMYVRMHGAVALGEGGQFHDVINMYRKYGAVPQSVYTGLNYGTDKNKFAEMSAVLDGMLETIVKNPNGKLTPNWDKAYAAVLDTYLGAYPANFTWNGKNYTPETFAKEVVGVNPDDYVELSSFKEYPYYSKFVLLVPDNWAFDQVYNVKINELTETIDNALKNGYTVAWAGDVSEKYFSWKNGVAFVPNKDFDEMTVQEKAELFNGPKEEAVVTEDMRQIAFDNYSTQDDHGMHIVGLAKDQNGKEYYIIKNSWGTTNDYKGYMYMTKEYVKYKTTAIMVNKKAVPAGLAKKLKF